In Stieleria varia, one genomic interval encodes:
- a CDS encoding PQQ-binding-like beta-propeller repeat protein — protein sequence MRALPLILCVWLSVTTMSHGDDGPAREQSFTAPVQWSVVRNENIAWTKTLPETGQSNVALSEDRLFFTTMAEVDQDSALGQDIVAWCCDSQTGETLWTRVIKARHPLRLSGCFSDSSAPPPVTDGQHVCFFNASGRITCFDLEGTELWSLDAMPVGRTMPFMVDGNVVFIRQHYMPDATGNFTHEHEHEPVERWTQLQALEMSTGKIQWTTTCGVNMGCIPLPQTLSDGRNLIVVGRGGGHAPPEKPEGISMVDATNGKTLWTLPLPGFMSTMTMNIDGDQVLVFHDDQHLWIDAHTGKVSRSVSFLSDVAVRRYDNGKWETVAEQLPPPKNKRAIIQQSNLLVGDHHYFRSYSRPYLGRVNVVTGKVEYLQLPVQLKRVAGNDNDQLLWGPEQMNSDVVAELLKSFRKPPEQLPIEKWCFVPNEMRNSRGHIVMGDARSQGTGWGHHASQIPTAIGNHLYVPIMNGTVYVLNASAPEWDENAILAINDLGPVGQSFNRAGLTFADGRVFAHTIRHLICIGP from the coding sequence ATGCGCGCACTTCCATTGATTCTCTGCGTCTGGCTATCCGTGACGACCATGTCTCATGGCGATGACGGCCCCGCCCGTGAACAATCCTTTACGGCTCCCGTCCAATGGAGCGTTGTGCGGAATGAGAACATCGCTTGGACCAAAACGTTGCCGGAGACCGGACAAAGCAACGTCGCGTTATCAGAAGACCGATTGTTTTTCACCACCATGGCGGAGGTAGATCAAGACTCGGCTCTCGGCCAAGACATCGTCGCGTGGTGCTGCGACTCACAAACGGGAGAAACGCTGTGGACACGCGTGATCAAAGCTCGGCATCCTTTACGGCTCTCGGGTTGTTTCAGCGATAGTTCCGCACCGCCGCCGGTGACCGACGGGCAACACGTTTGTTTCTTCAACGCATCGGGCCGAATCACGTGCTTTGATTTGGAGGGTACCGAGCTTTGGTCGCTCGATGCGATGCCCGTCGGACGGACGATGCCGTTCATGGTCGATGGAAATGTCGTTTTCATCCGGCAACATTACATGCCCGATGCGACAGGCAACTTCACTCACGAGCATGAGCACGAACCGGTCGAGCGATGGACGCAACTGCAAGCCCTGGAGATGTCCACCGGCAAGATTCAATGGACCACCACCTGCGGCGTCAACATGGGCTGCATCCCGCTACCGCAAACGCTCAGTGATGGACGCAACTTGATCGTGGTGGGGCGGGGAGGTGGTCACGCGCCGCCAGAGAAACCCGAAGGCATCTCGATGGTCGATGCGACCAACGGAAAGACCCTTTGGACGCTGCCGCTGCCCGGGTTCATGAGCACGATGACAATGAACATCGACGGCGATCAAGTCTTGGTCTTCCACGACGACCAACACTTGTGGATCGATGCCCACACGGGAAAGGTCTCGCGATCGGTTTCGTTCTTGTCGGATGTCGCTGTCCGCCGGTATGACAACGGAAAATGGGAGACAGTCGCCGAGCAATTGCCGCCACCAAAGAACAAGCGGGCGATCATTCAGCAGTCGAACTTGCTCGTGGGTGACCACCATTACTTTCGCAGTTACTCACGCCCCTATCTCGGGCGCGTCAATGTCGTGACGGGGAAAGTCGAATACCTGCAGTTGCCGGTGCAGCTGAAACGAGTGGCAGGTAACGACAACGATCAATTGCTCTGGGGCCCCGAGCAAATGAACAGCGATGTGGTTGCGGAACTGCTCAAGTCTTTCCGCAAACCACCGGAGCAATTGCCGATTGAAAAATGGTGCTTCGTTCCCAACGAAATGCGAAATTCGCGAGGACACATCGTGATGGGCGACGCTCGTTCCCAGGGGACCGGATGGGGACATCATGCATCACAGATTCCGACAGCCATCGGCAATCACCTGTACGTTCCGATCATGAACGGAACGGTTTATGTGCTCAATGCGAGTGCACCCGA
- a CDS encoding citrate synthase — MSESLNLELQNVDSMRIRYDDQDIELPVVEGTEGERGIDISSLRQQTGLVTLDEGFVNTGSTRSAITFLDGEQGILRYRGYAIEDLAANCDFIEVAYLLMYGELPSADKLSVFRCGIRDHTMIHEDMRSFYNGFPRDAHPMAILSSVVGALSTFYQDSMDLNDPKQVEISMYRLLAKLPTIAAYSYKKSMGQPFMYPNNQLDYCENFLHMMFATPANEYCVDPDFAEALNLLLIVHADHEQNCSTSTVRMVGSSNANLFASISAGIGALWGPLHGGANEACVNMLEQIAADGGNVKKYVDMAKDKKNGFRLMGFGHRVYKNFDPRAKIIRTCCDKLLKKLNLDDPLFEVAQELQDVALKDDYFIERKLYPNVDFYSGVIYRAIGIPVQMFTVLFAIGRLPGWLAHWMEMHANPATRINRPRQIYTGQQLREVIPVEKR, encoded by the coding sequence ATGAGCGAGTCTCTCAATTTGGAACTTCAAAACGTCGACTCGATGCGGATTCGATATGACGATCAAGACATCGAATTGCCTGTGGTTGAAGGAACCGAAGGCGAACGTGGCATCGACATCAGCTCTCTGCGTCAACAAACCGGCTTGGTGACTCTGGATGAAGGTTTTGTGAACACGGGCAGCACCCGTAGTGCGATCACCTTCCTGGACGGCGAACAAGGCATCCTTCGTTATCGCGGTTACGCCATCGAGGATTTGGCCGCCAACTGTGATTTTATCGAAGTCGCCTATCTGCTGATGTACGGCGAACTCCCCTCGGCTGACAAGTTGTCGGTGTTTCGCTGCGGAATTCGCGATCACACCATGATCCACGAGGACATGCGATCGTTTTACAACGGATTCCCACGCGACGCCCACCCCATGGCGATCCTCAGCAGCGTGGTCGGTGCCCTCTCGACGTTCTATCAAGACTCGATGGATCTGAATGATCCCAAACAAGTCGAAATCTCGATGTATCGATTGCTGGCCAAGCTGCCCACGATTGCAGCGTACAGCTACAAAAAATCGATGGGGCAGCCGTTCATGTACCCCAACAACCAACTCGACTACTGCGAGAATTTCTTGCACATGATGTTCGCAACCCCCGCGAACGAATACTGCGTCGACCCCGATTTTGCCGAAGCCCTGAACCTGTTGTTGATCGTCCACGCCGATCACGAACAGAATTGCAGCACATCGACCGTTCGCATGGTCGGCAGCAGCAATGCAAACCTGTTCGCATCGATCTCTGCCGGAATCGGCGCCCTGTGGGGGCCGCTGCACGGTGGAGCCAACGAAGCATGCGTGAACATGCTGGAACAGATCGCGGCCGACGGTGGCAACGTCAAGAAATACGTGGACATGGCCAAGGACAAGAAGAACGGGTTCCGGCTGATGGGATTCGGTCACCGCGTCTACAAAAACTTTGACCCCCGCGCCAAAATCATCCGCACCTGCTGTGACAAATTGCTCAAGAAGCTGAATCTGGATGATCCGCTCTTTGAGGTCGCTCAGGAACTGCAAGACGTCGCGCTCAAGGACGACTACTTCATCGAGCGTAAGCTGTATCCCAACGTTGACTTTTACTCGGGAGTGATCTACCGAGCGATCGGCATTCCCGTGCAGATGTTCACCGTGTTGTTCGCCATCGGACGCCTGCCCGGCTGGCTGGCTCACTGGATGGAAATGCACGCCAATCCCGCCACACGGATCAACCGACCACGCCAGATCTACACCGGACAACAACTCCGCGAAGTCATCCCGGTCGAAAAACGCTGA
- a CDS encoding FKBP-type peptidyl-prolyl cis-trans isomerase: MRFTLRFAAAFGFLLLLVSTMSFADDPKAPEQPSAESAKAAETNPVGYFIGLSMGQQLLGQGMTQEDIQAGALVAGVMDALSEQVPAMTDEQLIATQKQLEELLNKRHTEMLANLKKMNKEKGETWLAQNAKKEGVKMLQDGIQYKVIESGDGASPTASDTVRVHYTGQLINGQVFDSSVQRGEPAEFRVGGVIKGWQTALQKMKVGDKWMLYIPSEMAYGENGSRGAIGPNEVLVFEVELLDII; encoded by the coding sequence ATGCGATTCACTCTCCGTTTTGCCGCTGCGTTCGGTTTCCTCTTGCTCTTGGTTTCTACGATGTCCTTTGCCGATGACCCGAAAGCTCCGGAGCAACCGTCTGCGGAATCAGCCAAAGCCGCTGAAACGAACCCGGTCGGCTATTTCATCGGTCTTTCCATGGGACAGCAACTGTTGGGACAGGGCATGACGCAAGAAGACATCCAAGCGGGTGCTTTGGTCGCCGGCGTGATGGACGCGTTGTCTGAGCAAGTCCCCGCGATGACAGACGAGCAATTGATTGCCACGCAAAAGCAACTGGAAGAGCTCTTGAACAAGCGGCACACCGAGATGCTGGCCAACCTCAAGAAGATGAACAAGGAAAAGGGCGAGACTTGGCTTGCTCAGAACGCCAAGAAAGAAGGCGTGAAGATGCTGCAGGACGGCATCCAGTACAAGGTCATCGAGTCAGGTGACGGAGCCTCACCGACGGCCTCTGATACGGTCCGTGTTCATTACACCGGGCAACTGATCAACGGCCAAGTCTTTGACAGCAGCGTTCAGCGGGGCGAACCGGCTGAATTCCGCGTCGGCGGCGTCATCAAAGGCTGGCAAACAGCGTTGCAAAAGATGAAAGTCGGCGACAAGTGGATGCTGTACATCCCATCGGAAATGGCATACGGCGAAAACGGCAGCCGCGGAGCGATCGGCCCCAACGAAGTGCTGGTGTTCGAAGTCGAACTGCTGGACATCATCTAA
- a CDS encoding type II secretion system protein GspD, which yields MSVIVLMSVIHANAAGGAEGQWSTSETLDPRPDSFLNRMIQEQIEADLAITRLESLSRVRRNAQLMPLLVNVIASETERAQLAASIASASRQIESPSSDQRVINAGGLGNNQDIITPPPNSTIAQSDKATAEGTIAYDEIQIGTSGNWADRIHSTWAASEAKRNNIFGLVLLAAYDDDDSDALPLRIPVLQDPKLVSSRRVIRTEPASTNVSTDSATDAATTGTDVPTTTADATVLKPSKSVLHANDYVVMSKLDVQPTASLSERVSVEPPPANLHSEPASPKQDDKIAIENLPQRIPPVIAASTDKPAAESNETSVVKTEPAAQIAVSTPAVAEPVLETPSNEHSNRIDATTAVTAQASRSVMSSGESSSGESHTDNLADDEPEFQLPRSRVNPMFVAAVESDKRKAEKLAEQRAEQLAKQSAEQRKPSVRVDMATGQVAIAASDTRKQKAESIEAKPMVTDQPVQIAATSVATVDSANSDRPAHVVTTRPVAFRINGDDQSGQETAEQSTTPTTTTPSSTVQSTASSTVDHDLPESNPPVKVANVDGLVDASSRDLTGLGDEFGVQDSSAAAKVAMQWPFKTTQAKPASNDLVSLNVADADVRTVLEMLAKGYGLNILVAPKVEGTVTANVENLTPEQTLQGVLKLCGLSAQYEGDLIFVYPIDSLPEGSTQLRMFTLDYARGESLEAAVQGLLSPVGNAYVSKIDSADQLKAREALIVIDTLDALARVESYVIQADQPPRQVMIQAHVLEVELKDDMKHGVNLDAILGGDLKVGSFGLADPVTTDSNPLFFAQIDGSNVKSLIDLLQTTTDAKTLASPRVMVINGQSARIQVGQQLGFSVATVTQTSTIQDVKYLETGVVLDVLPYISRDNHVMINVKPKVSSGAINPDTKLPEEESRELETSVLLNNHQGIVIGGLIQEDDRTIIRKLPWLGDVKHVGKFFQRREAVRSRSEIIIALVPHIVELETAACPQFCEPDECIKYEQSTTPLFQGPLNRNYRPWEPRMPDVAAESHVHQDIRRIVNEKQ from the coding sequence ATGTCCGTGATCGTCTTGATGAGCGTGATACACGCCAACGCCGCCGGTGGTGCAGAGGGTCAATGGAGCACAAGCGAAACGTTGGATCCACGACCTGATTCGTTCTTGAATCGCATGATCCAGGAACAAATCGAAGCTGATTTGGCGATCACTCGGCTGGAATCGCTGTCACGGGTACGTCGCAATGCGCAGTTGATGCCTTTGCTGGTCAACGTGATCGCCAGTGAAACCGAGCGTGCCCAGTTGGCCGCATCCATCGCATCAGCATCGCGTCAGATCGAAAGCCCATCGTCGGATCAACGTGTCATCAATGCAGGCGGGCTGGGCAATAACCAAGACATCATCACGCCACCGCCGAACTCCACCATTGCCCAGTCGGACAAAGCAACCGCAGAGGGAACCATTGCCTACGACGAAATTCAGATCGGGACAAGTGGCAACTGGGCCGACCGGATTCACTCCACCTGGGCTGCATCGGAAGCCAAGCGGAACAACATCTTTGGGCTCGTGCTGCTGGCAGCCTATGACGACGATGACTCCGATGCGTTGCCACTGCGGATCCCCGTGTTGCAGGATCCCAAACTCGTCTCCTCTCGTCGTGTCATCCGAACGGAACCGGCAAGTACGAATGTTTCTACGGACAGTGCAACGGATGCAGCGACGACGGGAACCGACGTTCCCACCACGACCGCCGACGCCACGGTCCTGAAACCGAGCAAAAGCGTCCTGCACGCAAACGACTATGTGGTCATGTCCAAGTTGGATGTGCAACCAACGGCCAGTCTGTCCGAAAGAGTTTCCGTGGAGCCACCTCCGGCGAACTTACACAGTGAACCGGCGTCTCCTAAGCAAGACGACAAAATCGCCATTGAGAACCTTCCCCAGCGCATTCCCCCGGTGATCGCCGCGTCCACAGACAAACCAGCCGCTGAGTCAAACGAAACGTCGGTGGTGAAAACCGAGCCTGCAGCGCAGATTGCTGTTTCGACTCCGGCGGTGGCGGAGCCTGTGTTGGAAACGCCCAGCAATGAACACAGCAATCGAATCGACGCTACGACGGCCGTGACCGCCCAAGCGTCACGGAGCGTCATGTCCTCTGGCGAATCCTCCTCTGGCGAATCCCACACCGACAACCTCGCAGATGACGAGCCCGAGTTTCAATTGCCTCGCTCGAGAGTCAACCCGATGTTCGTGGCCGCCGTTGAATCAGACAAACGTAAGGCGGAAAAACTTGCTGAACAGCGAGCGGAGCAACTCGCGAAACAATCCGCTGAGCAACGCAAGCCGTCCGTACGCGTCGACATGGCAACGGGGCAGGTCGCCATTGCGGCGAGCGACACGCGTAAGCAAAAAGCAGAATCCATCGAAGCAAAACCGATGGTGACCGATCAACCGGTCCAGATAGCGGCCACGTCTGTTGCAACCGTCGATTCCGCTAACTCGGATCGCCCAGCCCACGTCGTCACGACTCGCCCCGTCGCGTTCCGCATCAACGGTGATGATCAGTCGGGACAAGAAACCGCAGAGCAATCAACGACGCCAACGACGACGACGCCATCGTCAACAGTACAAAGCACTGCTTCCAGTACGGTGGACCACGATTTGCCCGAGAGCAATCCACCGGTCAAGGTGGCCAACGTGGACGGCCTTGTCGACGCATCATCGAGGGATTTGACGGGACTCGGTGATGAGTTCGGTGTTCAGGATTCGTCTGCGGCAGCAAAAGTTGCAATGCAGTGGCCCTTCAAAACAACGCAGGCAAAACCAGCGTCCAATGACTTGGTTTCGCTCAATGTTGCCGACGCGGACGTGCGTACGGTTCTGGAGATGCTGGCCAAGGGCTACGGTTTGAACATTCTGGTCGCGCCCAAAGTCGAAGGCACGGTGACGGCGAATGTCGAAAACCTGACGCCGGAACAAACCCTGCAAGGCGTGCTGAAACTCTGCGGCTTGTCGGCACAGTACGAAGGCGACTTGATCTTTGTCTATCCGATCGACAGCCTTCCCGAGGGATCGACTCAGCTGCGGATGTTCACGCTCGACTATGCACGTGGGGAATCGTTGGAGGCGGCCGTTCAGGGGCTACTGTCTCCGGTCGGCAATGCCTACGTTTCCAAGATCGATTCGGCGGATCAGCTCAAAGCACGAGAGGCGTTGATCGTCATCGATACGCTCGACGCGTTGGCTCGCGTGGAGAGCTATGTGATCCAAGCCGATCAGCCGCCGCGTCAAGTGATGATCCAGGCTCATGTGCTGGAAGTCGAACTGAAGGATGACATGAAACACGGCGTGAACTTGGACGCCATCCTGGGCGGCGACCTGAAGGTGGGCTCGTTCGGGTTGGCTGATCCAGTCACGACCGATTCCAACCCGTTGTTCTTTGCCCAAATCGACGGATCAAATGTCAAGTCGTTGATTGACTTGTTGCAGACGACAACCGACGCCAAAACGCTTGCGTCACCTCGGGTGATGGTGATCAATGGGCAATCGGCTCGCATCCAAGTCGGACAACAGCTCGGATTCTCCGTCGCCACCGTGACCCAGACGTCAACCATCCAGGACGTCAAGTATTTGGAAACCGGGGTGGTGCTGGACGTGCTGCCCTACATCAGCCGCGACAATCACGTGATGATCAACGTCAAACCCAAGGTCAGCAGCGGTGCGATCAACCCGGATACCAAACTGCCGGAGGAGGAGTCTCGTGAACTGGAGACCTCTGTTCTGCTGAACAACCACCAAGGGATCGTGATCGGTGGCCTGATCCAAGAAGATGACCGGACGATCATTCGCAAGCTGCCGTGGTTGGGTGATGTGAAGCACGTGGGGAAATTTTTCCAGCGGCGCGAAGCCGTTCGCTCTCGATCGGAAATCATCATCGCATTGGTGCCCCACATCGTGGAACTGGAGACAGCCGCCTGCCCGCAGTTCTGCGAGCCCGACGAATGCATCAAGTACGAGCAATCCACAACACCACTATTCCAAGGACCGCTGAATCGAAACTACCGGCCTTGGGAGCCCCGCATGCCGGATGTTGCGGCCGAGTCCCACGTCCACCAGGACATTCGTCGAATCGTCAACGAAAAACAGTGA
- a CDS encoding type II secretion system F family protein: MFSQRIKLTAAATFCRRMGVGLRAGADLVKLLRAEAQHGSARQRQAIENLITGVLQGEQISDLMKRDNKFFPPLMASLVHVGEETGKIETTFLTLADHYDQQLSLRRQFVKSIIWPSIQLVLAIFVLSLVIWLMGILSPPGGGEMTDILGLGLRGESGVLKFWGYIAIVAAFLAAIYFAFVKNVGGVQNLLPVFYMIPKLGNSVRTITLARFTRTLSLALGAGLDPIRSIALGLESTDSEYYSAGAEKAKLAIRDGGQTLAGGLAATNVFPEDLLQMVEISEISGTESESIGTIANEYEERAKIAMGTLSGIATAVVWVTVAAAIIFFIFRIVSVIMVPYKEAFEGL; this comes from the coding sequence GTGTTTTCTCAACGCATCAAACTCACCGCTGCCGCAACATTCTGCCGTCGAATGGGCGTAGGACTTCGTGCCGGAGCTGATCTGGTCAAGCTGTTGCGCGCAGAGGCCCAGCACGGCTCGGCACGTCAACGGCAGGCGATTGAAAATCTGATCACCGGCGTATTGCAAGGTGAGCAAATCAGCGACTTGATGAAACGCGACAACAAGTTCTTTCCGCCGTTGATGGCGTCCCTCGTGCACGTGGGGGAGGAGACGGGAAAGATCGAAACGACGTTCTTGACCCTGGCCGATCACTATGATCAGCAACTCTCTTTGAGGCGGCAGTTCGTCAAGTCGATCATATGGCCGAGCATTCAGTTGGTCCTGGCGATCTTTGTCTTGTCGTTGGTGATCTGGTTGATGGGGATCCTGAGCCCGCCGGGTGGCGGAGAGATGACCGATATTCTCGGTTTAGGTCTGCGTGGTGAATCAGGGGTACTAAAATTCTGGGGCTACATTGCGATCGTTGCCGCTTTTCTGGCGGCGATCTATTTTGCATTTGTCAAGAATGTCGGCGGCGTGCAAAACCTGTTGCCCGTTTTTTACATGATCCCAAAACTGGGGAACTCCGTTCGTACGATCACCTTGGCTCGGTTCACTCGCACACTGTCTTTGGCATTAGGAGCCGGACTGGATCCCATTCGATCGATTGCTTTGGGACTGGAAAGTACTGACAGCGAGTACTACAGCGCGGGGGCCGAAAAAGCAAAGCTCGCGATTCGCGACGGTGGGCAAACGTTGGCGGGCGGTTTGGCTGCGACCAACGTGTTTCCCGAGGATCTATTGCAGATGGTTGAGATTTCTGAAATCTCAGGGACAGAGTCTGAGTCGATCGGAACCATTGCGAACGAATACGAGGAACGCGCCAAGATCGCAATGGGCACGCTTTCGGGAATCGCGACTGCAGTGGTTTGGGTGACGGTCGCCGCTGCGATTATTTTCTTTATCTTCCGCATCGTCTCGGTCATCATGGTGCCGTACAAAGAAGCGTTTGAAGGGCTGTAG
- a CDS encoding sensor histidine kinase, giving the protein MQTTSNASTNSPPPAIVHDQQLAIEHLKSQLRKSQSMAALGELTSTATHEFNNVLMTIINYARLGIRNRDDESRDKALSKILAASERAAKITTTILAQARNRSESLEPTDLAAIISDTLVLLEREMNKYRISVTTQFDPETKPALVSGNQIQRVLLNLLINARQAMGEGGELLVRLQPSSESGYVELTVRDSGSGIPQETLPNIFDPFFTTKSGPDESGKGGTGLGLAACKEIIDAHSGRIRVESTVGVGTAFTIRLPIANGNQAAA; this is encoded by the coding sequence ATGCAGACGACATCGAATGCCTCGACCAACTCGCCCCCGCCAGCGATCGTTCATGATCAGCAGCTCGCAATTGAGCACCTGAAATCGCAACTCAGGAAATCGCAGTCGATGGCGGCACTGGGTGAATTGACCAGCACCGCGACACACGAGTTCAATAACGTGCTGATGACGATCATCAACTACGCACGTTTGGGGATCCGGAATCGGGATGACGAAAGCCGCGACAAGGCGCTCAGCAAGATTCTGGCGGCATCCGAGCGGGCCGCAAAGATCACGACGACCATCTTGGCCCAAGCCCGCAACCGCAGCGAGTCGCTTGAGCCGACCGATCTGGCAGCGATCATCAGTGACACGCTGGTCTTGCTCGAACGGGAGATGAACAAGTACCGGATCTCGGTGACCACTCAGTTCGATCCCGAAACCAAGCCGGCCCTGGTCAGCGGAAATCAAATTCAACGCGTGCTGCTGAACTTGTTGATCAATGCCCGCCAAGCGATGGGCGAAGGCGGGGAGTTGCTGGTCCGCCTGCAACCCAGCAGCGAGAGTGGATACGTTGAATTGACGGTCCGGGACTCAGGCAGCGGGATCCCGCAAGAAACCCTGCCGAATATCTTTGACCCGTTTTTCACGACCAAGAGCGGGCCGGATGAGTCCGGAAAGGGCGGTACGGGACTCGGCTTGGCGGCGTGCAAGGAAATCATCGACGCTCACAGCGGAAGGATCCGCGTGGAAAGCACCGTCGGCGTGGGAACGGCATTCACGATACGCCTGCCGATCGCAAACGGAAACCAAGCCGCGGCATGA